A region of Antedon mediterranea chromosome 8, ecAntMedi1.1, whole genome shotgun sequence DNA encodes the following proteins:
- the LOC140056481 gene encoding GA-binding protein alpha chain-like isoform X1: MSKRSAEDGDSSGDASVKKSKTQESNNTQTTPSNVITQMMDIAEPMSSLKKLLEQRLQCNLSEHELYLQNLVMVDGSKSLLEQGVSAEGIVQFSVQVISGLGSKPRLNIVDIVKPIIETVEIPIDSAQQEATTTEEITETIDNGQVTRWVLCNSYRDEEEKHGISHDPCLWSIENTIHWLNWSSNEFNIALGDRIDQMKMKGSELCALSKKDFLDKLSKPAGELIWTHLQLLKKSAGHNAPNVTVEGPAPLAAPEVVAHVATVKTTTKSHSPRITAHSGDEKLSPGNRTGNNGQIQLWQFLLELLTDKDSRDCICWVGDNGEFKLIDPEVVAQRWGARKNKPLMNYEKLSRALRYYYDGDMIAKVHGKRFVYKFVCDLRNLLGYSAAELNKLVVECEQRIMKKRMHSSASQKN; encoded by the exons ATGTCCAAGAGGTCTGCAGAAGATGGTGATTCCTCTGGAGATGCTTCTGTTAAGAAGTCAAAGACGCAGGAATCTAACAATAC GCAAACCACTCCAAGCAATGTAATCACACAGATGATGGACATAGCTGAACCAATGTCATCGCTTAAGAAACTGCTTGAACAGAGACTTCAGTGCAATCTATCGGAACATGAGCTATATTTACAGAATTTAGTAATG GTGGATGGAAGCAAGAGTCTCTTAGAGCAGGGAGTGTCAGCAGAAGGCATTGTGCAATTCAGTGTTCAAGTAATCTCAGGTCTTG GTTCAAAACCAAGATTGAACATTGTAGATATTGTGAAACCAATTATTGAAACAGTTGAAATTCCAATAGACTCCGCTCAGCAAG aaGCAACTACAACTGAAGAAATTACTGAAACCATAGACAACGGTCAGGTGACACGATGGGTGCTATGCAACAGTTACAGGGACGAGGAAGAGAAACATGGAATCAGTCATG ATCCATGTCTTTGGAGCATTGAAAACACGATACATTGGTTGAATTGGTCTAGTAATGAGTTCAACATTGCACTGGGTGACAGAATTGATCAGATGAAGATGAAAGGTAGCGAGTTGTGCGCCCTCAGCAAAAAAGATTTCTTAGACAAGTTGTCAAAACCTGCCGGAGAACTGATCTGGACGCATCTGCAactcctaaaaaaat CTGCTGGGCATAACGCTCCAAATGTAACCGTTGAAg GACCAGCTCCATTAGCAGCACCAGAGG TTGTAGCCCATGTAGCCACAGTAAAGACAACAACAAAATCACATTCCCCTCGTATAACAGCTCACAGTGGCGACGAGAAGCTCTCACCGGGAAACAGAACAG gaAACAATGGTCAGATCCAGCTTTGGCAGTTTCTTCTCGAGCTATTAACAGACAAAGATTCCCGTGATTGTATCTGCTGGGTCGGGGATAATGGAGAGTTTAAGTTAATTGACCCTGAGGTTGTCGCTCAACGATGGGGCGCTAGGAAAAACAAACCATTGATGAACTACGAGAAACTGAGTCGTGCTCTTCGTTACTACTATGATGGCGATATGATTGCTAAGGTGCATGGGAAGCGGTTTGTTTACAAGTTTGTGTGTGATCTGCGAAACCTGCTCGGCTATAGCGCAGCCGAGTTAAATAAACTGGTTGTTGAATGTGAACAGCGTATTAT GAAAAAAAGAATGCACTCGTCAGCCAGTCAGAAGAATTGA
- the LOC140056481 gene encoding GA-binding protein alpha chain-like isoform X2, with amino-acid sequence MSKRSAEDGDSSGDASVKKSKTQESNNTQTTPSNVITQMMDIAEPMSSLKKLLEQRLQCNLSEHELYLQNLVMVDGSKSLLEQGVSAEGIVQFSVQVISGSKPRLNIVDIVKPIIETVEIPIDSAQQEATTTEEITETIDNGQVTRWVLCNSYRDEEEKHGISHDPCLWSIENTIHWLNWSSNEFNIALGDRIDQMKMKGSELCALSKKDFLDKLSKPAGELIWTHLQLLKKSAGHNAPNVTVEGPAPLAAPEVVAHVATVKTTTKSHSPRITAHSGDEKLSPGNRTGNNGQIQLWQFLLELLTDKDSRDCICWVGDNGEFKLIDPEVVAQRWGARKNKPLMNYEKLSRALRYYYDGDMIAKVHGKRFVYKFVCDLRNLLGYSAAELNKLVVECEQRIMKKRMHSSASQKN; translated from the exons ATGTCCAAGAGGTCTGCAGAAGATGGTGATTCCTCTGGAGATGCTTCTGTTAAGAAGTCAAAGACGCAGGAATCTAACAATAC GCAAACCACTCCAAGCAATGTAATCACACAGATGATGGACATAGCTGAACCAATGTCATCGCTTAAGAAACTGCTTGAACAGAGACTTCAGTGCAATCTATCGGAACATGAGCTATATTTACAGAATTTAGTAATG GTGGATGGAAGCAAGAGTCTCTTAGAGCAGGGAGTGTCAGCAGAAGGCATTGTGCAATTCAGTGTTCAAGTAATCTCAG GTTCAAAACCAAGATTGAACATTGTAGATATTGTGAAACCAATTATTGAAACAGTTGAAATTCCAATAGACTCCGCTCAGCAAG aaGCAACTACAACTGAAGAAATTACTGAAACCATAGACAACGGTCAGGTGACACGATGGGTGCTATGCAACAGTTACAGGGACGAGGAAGAGAAACATGGAATCAGTCATG ATCCATGTCTTTGGAGCATTGAAAACACGATACATTGGTTGAATTGGTCTAGTAATGAGTTCAACATTGCACTGGGTGACAGAATTGATCAGATGAAGATGAAAGGTAGCGAGTTGTGCGCCCTCAGCAAAAAAGATTTCTTAGACAAGTTGTCAAAACCTGCCGGAGAACTGATCTGGACGCATCTGCAactcctaaaaaaat CTGCTGGGCATAACGCTCCAAATGTAACCGTTGAAg GACCAGCTCCATTAGCAGCACCAGAGG TTGTAGCCCATGTAGCCACAGTAAAGACAACAACAAAATCACATTCCCCTCGTATAACAGCTCACAGTGGCGACGAGAAGCTCTCACCGGGAAACAGAACAG gaAACAATGGTCAGATCCAGCTTTGGCAGTTTCTTCTCGAGCTATTAACAGACAAAGATTCCCGTGATTGTATCTGCTGGGTCGGGGATAATGGAGAGTTTAAGTTAATTGACCCTGAGGTTGTCGCTCAACGATGGGGCGCTAGGAAAAACAAACCATTGATGAACTACGAGAAACTGAGTCGTGCTCTTCGTTACTACTATGATGGCGATATGATTGCTAAGGTGCATGGGAAGCGGTTTGTTTACAAGTTTGTGTGTGATCTGCGAAACCTGCTCGGCTATAGCGCAGCCGAGTTAAATAAACTGGTTGTTGAATGTGAACAGCGTATTAT GAAAAAAAGAATGCACTCGTCAGCCAGTCAGAAGAATTGA
- the LOC140057565 gene encoding lysosomal acid glucosylceramidase-like translates to MQPGPTLINRCFNAVMPYVSTLVDLPIDPAFGNDCKKKSFGKSSFVCECSSTYCDDVDQDFDTLPGQYVVYTSTKDSLRLFKNTSTLVPDTEGKFGDLRLTIDRSVRHQTVLGFGGAFTDSATINIMNLSEPVQEHILNSYFSKSGIEYNLGRIPMASCDFSTRNYSYDDVPGDFELKNFALEMEDLTYKIPVIKRAMAVASRDIKLFGSPWGPPYWMKTNQDMVGGAALYGEPGGKYYETWALYFARFIEEYAKQDIDIWGLTGQNEPTAGEVERYPWQCLFFNASLQRDFIKMDLGPILEERGFGDVKLMILDDQRFLLPGWVETVLNDKEAAKYVSGIGVHWYYDDLVPATLLSQTHDLFPDYFMLATEACEGYLPLDAAVILGSWERGEAYSKDIMEDMNNFVAGWVDWNLVLDMQGGPNWVRNFVDAPIIADFDNDTIYKQPMFYHLGHFSKFVQPDSVRIGVTTECVATTGCNKFDSIAFELPDESGRVATVVLNRNDKASDISVCESGVGCINANIEARSIQTFVYTNKQSEEVTTPVNSTSIASSSYLTTFFDLLLSLLFFV, encoded by the exons atgCAGCCAGGCCCAACATTGATTAACCGGTGTTTCAATGCTGTAATGCCGTATGTGTCCACGCTCGTCGATCTTCCAATTGATCCAG CTTTTGGAAATGActgtaaaaagaaaagttttggAAAGTCGTCATTCGTCTGCGAGTGTTCATCAACATACTGCGATGACGTAGACCAAGATTTTGACACTTTGCCTGGCCAATACGTCGTGTACACGTCAACTAAAGATAGTCTTAGACTATTCAAGAACACATCAACGTTAGTTCCGGACACTGAAGGAAAATTTG gtgatcttcggttaacaattgACAGGTCTGTTCGTCATCAGACTGTTCTTGGCTTTGGCGGAGCCTTTACTGATTCTGCCACTATCAACATAATGAATCTATCGGAACCCGTACAAGAACACATCCTCAATTCTTATTTCTCCAAAAGTG GCATCGAATACAACCTTGGACGTATACCCATGGCCAGCTGTGACTTCTCCACAAGAAACTATTCCTATGATGACGTTCCTGGTGATTTTGAACTCAAAAACTTCGCTCTTGAAATGGAAGACTTAACATATAAA ATACCTGTAATTAAGAGAGCAATGGCGGTCGCAAGTCGCGACATAAAGCTGTTTGGTAGCCCGTGGGGACCACCTTATTGGATGAAGACAAACCAAGATATGGTCGGCGGAGCGGCTTTATATGGAGAACCTGGCGGGAAGTACTATGAAACATGGGCTTTATACTTTGCTAG ATTTATCGAGGAATATGCTAAACAAGACATTGACATATGGGGCTTGACTGGTCAGAATGAGCCGACGGCGGGAGAGGTTGAACGCTACCCATGGCAATGCCTCTTTTTTAATGCGTCTCTGCAAAGGGATTTCATCAAGATGGACCTAGGACCTATACTTGAGGAACGGGGATTTGGTGACGTAAAGTTAATGATACTTGACGATCAACGGTTCCTTTTGCCAGGATGGGTCGAAACG gtcCTCAATGATAAAGAAGCGGCCAAATACGTGTCTGGAATCGGTGTACATTGGTATTACGACGACCTCGTACCAGCTACGTTATTATCGCAGACACATGATCTTTTCCCAGATTACTTCATGTTGGCGACAGAGGCCTGCGAGGGATACCTCCCCCTCGATGCTGCAGTCATTTTAGGCAGCTGGGAACGTGGAGAAGCTTACTCTAAAGATATCATGGAG GATATGAACAACTTTGTAGCTGGATGGGTTGATTGGAATCTGGTTTTAGATATGCAAGGTGGTCCAAATTGGGTGAGAAATTTTGTAGACGCACCAATCATTGCTGACTTCGATAATGACACCATTTATAAACAGCCTATGTTTTACCACCTGGGTCATTTTAG TAAATTTGTACAACCAGACTCCGTGCGTATCGGCGTAACGACGGAATGCGTTGCTACCACCGGCTGCAACAAGTTTGATTCAATTGCTTTTGAACTGCCTGATGAATCTGGAAGAGTGGCCACTGTTGTTTTGAACAG AAATGACAAAGCGTCGGACATAAGTGTGTGTGAAAGTGGAGTTGGCTGCATAAACGCAAACATCGAGGCCAGATCGATTCAAACATTTGTATACACAAACAAACAATCGGAAGAAGTTACGACGCCAGTAAACTCAACTTCGATTGCATCTTCTTCTTATTTAACTACATTCTTTGACTTGTTACTTTCACTATTGTTCTTTGTTTAA